In Desulfobulbus oralis, one DNA window encodes the following:
- a CDS encoding DMT family transporter has translation MSGQIIFLVLGAALLHASWNIIVKGGANKLYESAMNALGGGLGALCLLPFLPLPDKNTWGFLALSCCCHLAYYLCITAAYKVADLSLGYTIMRGTAPMLTALVLCVLDVPLSLAGWGGVLLLCSGILTLALEQQVSRKAGLKGIFYSLRTAFVIMGYTLADGYGARASGDGLSYACWIFFLNILPLHCYVLGRYGKDYLHYLRKRAVVGIGGGLAGLGSYGVAIWAMTVAPIALVAALRESSVIFGMFLAVIFLGEKLSPVRVLAILLVMGGAVMLHLG, from the coding sequence ATGTCCGGCCAGATCATCTTTCTTGTGCTCGGCGCGGCCCTGTTGCATGCCTCCTGGAACATCATCGTCAAAGGCGGGGCCAACAAACTGTACGAGTCTGCCATGAACGCGCTGGGCGGCGGCCTCGGCGCGCTCTGCCTGCTGCCTTTTCTACCCCTGCCGGATAAAAACACCTGGGGCTTTCTGGCTCTCTCCTGCTGTTGCCACCTTGCCTATTATCTCTGCATCACGGCGGCCTACAAGGTGGCAGACCTTTCCTTAGGCTACACCATCATGCGCGGCACCGCGCCCATGCTCACGGCCCTGGTGCTCTGCGTTCTGGACGTGCCTTTGAGCCTCGCCGGCTGGGGCGGCGTGCTGCTGCTCTGCTCGGGTATCCTGACCCTTGCCCTGGAACAGCAAGTGAGTCGCAAGGCCGGTCTTAAAGGCATTTTTTACTCCCTGCGCACCGCCTTTGTCATCATGGGCTACACCCTTGCCGACGGCTACGGCGCGCGCGCCAGCGGCGACGGCTTGAGCTACGCATGCTGGATTTTCTTTTTGAACATCCTGCCTCTGCACTGTTATGTGCTGGGTCGCTACGGCAAAGACTACCTGCATTACCTGCGCAAGCGGGCCGTGGTAGGCATCGGCGGCGGTCTGGCCGGACTGGGTTCTTACGGCGTCGCCATCTGGGCCATGACCGTGGCCCCCATCGCCCTGGTGGCGGCCCTGCGCGAAAGCTCGGTTATTTTCGGCATGTTCCTGGCCGTGATATTTCTTGGTGAAAAGCTTTCCCCGGTCCGCGTACTGGCCATATTGTTGGTCATGGGCGGGGCCGTGATGCTGCATTTGGGCTGA
- a CDS encoding IS30 family transposase, producing the protein MSHTHLTLEERVSIEIFVSMGMSCREMARRLGRSHSTVSRELRRNAGSAKKGYRAQSAERRAHKRRKRARHYRCMRRPELITWVDEKLRANWSPEQIAGRIRLEYPEDQKMRISTETIYRWVYAAAQFGDTSYRHLRRAHKRRRRQARYGQGRRLFPGRIDISQRPGIVAGRTRFGDWEADLVCASKGKAALLTCNERKSRFLLLARVQDKTAASFNAGLISCLRAVPSKLRQTLTLDNGSEMAGFRALEAATGLRTYFCKPHAPWQRGTNENSNGLLRQYFPRGISLHKITEKMVSDAAEQLNNRPRKCLHYQTPAELFNQALTGAFAI; encoded by the coding sequence ATGTCCCATACCCATCTTACTCTGGAAGAACGCGTCAGCATCGAAATATTTGTGTCCATGGGCATGAGTTGCCGGGAAATGGCCAGACGCCTGGGCAGGAGTCACAGCACTGTTTCCCGGGAGCTGCGCCGCAACGCAGGCTCTGCAAAAAAAGGTTATCGTGCGCAGAGCGCAGAGCGGCGTGCCCACAAAAGACGAAAGAGAGCAAGGCATTACCGCTGTATGCGCCGTCCCGAACTGATCACCTGGGTCGATGAAAAGTTGCGTGCAAACTGGTCTCCCGAGCAGATCGCGGGCCGCATCCGTCTGGAGTATCCAGAGGATCAAAAAATGCGTATCAGTACAGAGACTATCTACCGCTGGGTCTATGCAGCAGCACAATTCGGCGATACCAGCTACCGCCATTTACGCCGTGCCCACAAAAGGCGAAGGCGGCAAGCCAGGTATGGCCAGGGACGGCGCCTGTTCCCCGGACGTATTGATATCAGCCAGCGGCCGGGGATTGTTGCCGGGAGAACCCGCTTTGGTGACTGGGAAGCCGACCTTGTCTGTGCCTCCAAAGGAAAGGCGGCGCTGCTCACCTGTAACGAACGCAAGAGCCGCTTTCTCCTGCTGGCCAGGGTACAAGACAAGACAGCCGCGTCCTTCAATGCGGGGCTCATTTCCTGCCTGCGTGCTGTGCCGTCAAAGCTGAGGCAGACCTTGACGCTTGATAATGGTTCGGAAATGGCAGGCTTCAGGGCGCTGGAGGCAGCCACTGGCCTGCGCACGTATTTTTGTAAACCACATGCCCCGTGGCAACGTGGGACGAACGAAAACAGCAACGGGCTTTTGCGGCAGTATTTTCCCAGGGGCATCAGCTTGCACAAGATCACGGAAAAGATGGTTTCGGACGCCGCAGAACAACTGAATAACCGGCCGCGCAAATGTTTACACTACCAGACTCCCGCTGAGCTTTTTAACCAGGCCCTCACCGGTGCATTTGCAATTTGA
- a CDS encoding flavodoxin family protein, which translates to MSVLILNGSPREGGNTQMLLARVLDGIQAAGGDAEVVRLARMRIAPCTACGLCERAGLCAFDDDMSALAARIAQVRHLIIGSPIYFYGLPAQAKAFVDRCQVFWSRKHILGQESACRGRFGYFVGVAATGGPKCFDGARLTLRYAFDAMNIVFRDEVVVRGVDARGAVRKRPESMQAAFELGRHIGADP; encoded by the coding sequence ATGAGCGTCCTCATACTTAACGGCAGTCCACGCGAAGGCGGCAACACGCAAATGCTTCTGGCCCGCGTACTGGATGGCATCCAGGCCGCAGGCGGGGACGCCGAAGTCGTGCGGCTGGCCCGGATGCGGATCGCGCCCTGCACCGCCTGCGGCCTTTGTGAACGCGCCGGCCTCTGCGCGTTTGATGACGACATGAGCGCTCTGGCGGCCCGAATCGCACAGGTCAGGCACCTGATCATCGGCTCGCCCATCTATTTCTACGGTCTACCTGCCCAGGCCAAGGCCTTTGTCGATCGCTGCCAGGTCTTCTGGAGCCGGAAACACATCCTGGGTCAGGAAAGCGCGTGCAGGGGACGCTTTGGCTACTTCGTCGGCGTGGCGGCCACCGGTGGTCCCAAATGTTTTGACGGCGCACGCCTGACCCTGCGCTATGCCTTCGATGCGATGAATATCGTTTTCCGGGACGAGGTGGTGGTGCGGGGCGTGGATGCCCGGGGCGCGGTTCGAAAGCGGCCGGAAAGCATGCAGGCCGCCTTCGAACTGGGGCGGCACATCGGAGCAGATCCCTGA